ATCGTCGAGGCACAGAAAGTGAAGGATTCCGGTGTTCGGATCTTTACGGTAGGTTATGGCAAGAAACCAGATGAGGATCGGCTCCAGAAGATCGCAACTGCCCCAGCAGATTACTTTCGCGCAGAAAATGCGTCACAGCTGCAAAAGGTGCTAGCCAATATCTCAACGATCATGTGCCGAGAATGAACCTAGGATTGTAGTTGCTCAGAAAAGCCACTAGAATAGTGGGAGGTGCGTTCCATTTCAGTAGGTTGACTTATGCCGATTGGTGCCTGTATCCATGTTAATCAGAGCCTTGGAAATGCATTGGACCACTACCGTCGGTACTTGCAGCTTCCCTACCAGTGGCAACCGTTCAAAGCTGGAGAGAAATATTCGGTAGAAGGTGGCGACTTCTTTGTCTTACATAATAGCATTCCTGAAGAGCTCAAGACTATTGATGTGCTTCACCATCTTCATAGCCACCCTTGCTATTGTGCAATTCCAATCATATTTGTTTCGGAAGATTTATCCCCTAGTGCCTCGACACTTTATGATGAAGCCGAATTTGTTTGGCAAATTAAGCCCTTTGACTCCGGGGAATTTTTTCAAACACTCCATGATATTCAAGACTATATTAAGAAAAATCAAAAACTTCTCCAGTATCGAACCAAGCTTCAGGTAGCGATTCATAAGAAAGAGTTTTCTTTGGCAATGAAGGTCTATCAAGCTATCCAGAAGCGTTACCCTTACCCATATCGCTCGCATCTGCTTGCGGGCGAAATTATGTACGGTTTAAAGCAGTATGATGAGGCTATTGCAGAGGTTAAACAAGCACAAGAGCTGATTCCAAACTCGATGGAAGCTGATTCTTTGCTAGCTAGGATTTATCTGGAGCGTGGAGATGAAGCTCACTATCAAGATGTAATGAATCGTATGACACAGAAGGCAGAAATACACCTCAAAAATATGATTCACTGGGGTCATGTTTATGTGGAAAAGGGTGAAACTCTGAAGTCCTTATCTGTTTATGAAAGAGCATTAGAGGAAGATCCAAACAATGTTGATGCTCAGCATGGCTACTTAGCGGCTAACTTGATCAGCGGCAAGACTGAAGTGGCTAAAGAGATAATCGAAGGTTCGTCTCAGGCCCTGCAATTAGCAAGACTTTGCAATATGAAGGGTATCTCTATGGCTAACAAGGGCCAATACCGTTCGGCTCAGAAGTTATATCGAAACGCTATGAACTTTCTTCCTGATAAGGCAGCGGAGCATAAACTTTGGTTTAATCTAGGTCTATGTTTAAAGAAGAAGGGCGAACTAGTGGACGCCAGAGAAATGTTTGAAAAATGTCAGGCTACAGCTCCTAAGGATTTTAAAAAGGTGCATGATCAGATTGAAGATATCGATCGAAAGCTGAGAGAGCAACGAGAGGCGGAAGAGCAAGAGAAGTCAAAAACTATCGCTGATTCCTTCACCTTAGATTACGAAACGATTATCGTCAAATAGCCCTAAGCGCTTGATTCGATACTCTCTTGCCCGTGAAAGCTAGGGAGTGCTTGGAAATAGGGCCAAATATTATGAAACTGATCACCATACGATGAATCTGCCCCAAAAAAGGCTCGGCAGCTCTCCTCCCCAATGATCAGGTCTTGTCTGAAGTAGAGGCCAGGAGTTTTGATCACATAGTCCAGCCCATGACCAGAGAATTCGCCGTGATAGATCCTTTGAAAAGTATAGTTTTCACCTTTGACGAGCTTTAGAAATTCGCCACCCACCTGATTGATAATTTCGCCCCAGTAGTCGTTGACCATCGTGTCATCGACATCCCCAGGCTCCATGCCCATGGTTTGTTTCATAATGAACTCGGAAAGAGATCTGGGTATCTCAAGGCCGATCGTGATAGTTCCCTGCCAGCTCGCCGCGTGAAAGAGGTGGAGTGAATCTTCGTGATAGAGAATATTTTGGTGTTTCAGAACGGGTCCAAAGGTGATTTCCTGGCCCAAATTTGCAGGAATGATTTTTTTAATGGCACTATCAAAGCCGTTCACTAGTCTGACATCGAGTGAGCTTTTCCCACTAGAGCTGGACTCTTCTTCGATTTCACGAATTGAGGTTTGGTAGGTATTGTAGCAGAACGATAGCGAAAACTTCATATCTTGGAAGGTGAAGGGCAAATGGTAATATCGACCATTGGAGGTGGATGCATTTAAAAATTCTTCACCCATCGTAACCACTTGCATGGATGATTTGAGTTGCCAGCCGAATTCACTCAATGAGTTACGGACGGCTCCGAGGATTTGATTCGATAGCTCAGCAGACAGATCTGAAATCATTTCTGTCGTCACATCGCTTTCATCACAGTAGAGCATTTTCTGAGCGAATGTCACCATCAACTTTTTTTCGGTTCCGATGGTTATCGAGCCTAGGAAACCGTCGCCATAGAATGCAGACACCATCGCAATCTCTTCTGGCACCTCCTTAGCCTTAGTTTCAACTATTGGCTTTGCTTCCATGGAGCATTGGGTGTTCTTAGTGATGACATCGCCGACACTGGTCACAATACTTTTGATATAGCGAATATCAAGTTTTTGTCCTGGGGGGGTTAGTAAGTTCCGAACACAATTGTAC
This Pseudobacteriovorax antillogorgiicola DNA region includes the following protein-coding sequences:
- a CDS encoding chemotaxis protein CheX, yielding MAQIMFVLRPSEKTKGFAERVVERFKMTQNIQLNLLMATNINDVAGQLESGGIAIMFNETPLEKSEINLLSQCYAKAKRKPFFILDDNNYDKLITAEVLASSKIPENLIGKATSDFTESFMYNCVRNLLTPPGQKLDIRYIKSIVTSVGDVITKNTQCSMEAKPIVETKAKEVPEEIAMVSAFYGDGFLGSITIGTEKKLMVTFAQKMLYCDESDVTTEMISDLSAELSNQILGAVRNSLSEFGWQLKSSMQVVTMGEEFLNASTSNGRYYHLPFTFQDMKFSLSFCYNTYQTSIREIEEESSSSGKSSLDVRLVNGFDSAIKKIIPANLGQEITFGPVLKHQNILYHEDSLHLFHAASWQGTITIGLEIPRSLSEFIMKQTMGMEPGDVDDTMVNDYWGEIINQVGGEFLKLVKGENYTFQRIYHGEFSGHGLDYVIKTPGLYFRQDLIIGEESCRAFFGADSSYGDQFHNIWPYFQALPSFHGQESIESSA
- a CDS encoding tetratricopeptide repeat protein; translated protein: MPIGACIHVNQSLGNALDHYRRYLQLPYQWQPFKAGEKYSVEGGDFFVLHNSIPEELKTIDVLHHLHSHPCYCAIPIIFVSEDLSPSASTLYDEAEFVWQIKPFDSGEFFQTLHDIQDYIKKNQKLLQYRTKLQVAIHKKEFSLAMKVYQAIQKRYPYPYRSHLLAGEIMYGLKQYDEAIAEVKQAQELIPNSMEADSLLARIYLERGDEAHYQDVMNRMTQKAEIHLKNMIHWGHVYVEKGETLKSLSVYERALEEDPNNVDAQHGYLAANLISGKTEVAKEIIEGSSQALQLARLCNMKGISMANKGQYRSAQKLYRNAMNFLPDKAAEHKLWFNLGLCLKKKGELVDAREMFEKCQATAPKDFKKVHDQIEDIDRKLREQREAEEQEKSKTIADSFTLDYETIIVK